A region from the Acanthochromis polyacanthus isolate Apoly-LR-REF ecotype Palm Island chromosome 23, KAUST_Apoly_ChrSc, whole genome shotgun sequence genome encodes:
- the LOC110971790 gene encoding uncharacterized protein LOC110971790, translated as MRNFTLVTVLLLLSLSWISVSVSESVEVQPGESVTFKCSNYSNSPTQILWFRAVKKSKVTCISHMFKASEPGKFYEGFQNGKFEMSSNTSTLFLKINHVDLSDSGLYFCGYYMQKNHVIHEATNLEVQDVPEESTNLMSRILGALTLFLTIVNICLAVKIRKLQKVTAEQNPQETETKDSDELNYASVKFNPKPERRHRNAKESEEELNVIYSASR; from the exons ATGAGGAACTTCACTTTGGTGACAGTTCTGCTCCTCCTCAGCCTCA GTTGGATCTCCGTCTCAGTGTCTGAATCTGTGGAGGTTCAGCCCGGTGAGAGCGTCACATTTAAGTGCTCCAACTATTCCAATAGCCCCACACAGATATTGTGGTTCAGAGCAGTCAAGAAATCCAAGGTCACCTGTATCTCCCATATGTTTAAAGCATCAGAACCCGGTAAATTCTATGAGGGATTCCAAAATGGAAAATTTGAAATGAGCTCCAACACGTCCACATTGTTTCTCAAAATCAACCACGTGGATTTATCCGACTCTGGACTGTATTTTTGTGGATATTacatgcagaaaaatcatgtTATCCATGAAGCAACAAATTTAGAGGTCCAAG ACGTGCCTGAAGAATCAACTAATCTGATGAGTAGGATTCTGGGAGCTCTGACTCTTTTCCTCACCATAGTCAACATCTGTTTGGctgttaaaataagaaaacttcAGAAAG TCACTGCAGAGCAGAATCCACAAGAGACGGAG ACGAAGGATTCAGATGAGCTGAATTATGCTTCCGTGAAGTTTAATCCAAAACCAGAAAGACGCCACAGAAATGCAAAAGAGAGTGAAGAGGaattaaatgttatttattcaGCCAGTAGATAG
- the LOC127532474 gene encoding uncharacterized protein LOC127532474 gives MRNFTLVTVLLLHSLSWISISVSESVEVQPGESVTFKCSNFSTRPTQILWFRAVKKSKVTCISSMFKPSDPTTFCEGFQNGKFEMSSNTSTLFLRINHVDLSDSGLYFCGYYMQKNHVIHEATNLEVQDVLEGSAKLMSVILGALTLFLTIVNICLAVKIRKLQKVTAEQNPQETETKESDELNYASVKFNPKPERRHRNAKEREEELNVIYSASR, from the exons ATGAGGAACTTCACTTTGGTGACAGTTCTGCTCCTCCACAGCCTCA GTTGGATCTCCATCTCAGTGTCTGAATCTGTGGAGGTTCAGCCCGGTGAGAGCGTCACATTTAAGTGCTCCAACTTTTCCACTCGCCCCACACAGATATTGTGGTTCAGAGCGGTCAAGAAATCCAAGGTCACTTGTATCTCCTCTATGTTTAAACCATCAGATCCCACAACATTCTGTGAGGGATTCCAAAATGGAAAATTTGAAATGAGCTCCAACACGTCCACATTGTTTCTCAGAATCAACCACGTGGATTTATCCGACTCTGGACTGTATTTTTGTGGATATTacatgcagaaaaatcatgtTATCCATGAAGCAACAAATTTAGAGGTCCAAG ACGTGCTTGAAGGATCAGCTAAGCTCATGAGTGTGATTCTGGGAGCTCTGACTCTTTTCCTCACCATAGTCAACATCTGTTTGGctgttaaaataagaaaacttcAGAAAG TCACTGCAGAGCAGAATCCACAAGAGACGGAG ACAAAGGAGTCAGATGAGCTGAATTATGCTTCCGTGAAGTTTAATCCAAAACCAGAAAGACGCCACAGaaatgcaaaagagagagaagaggaattaaatgttatttattcaGCCAGTAGATAG
- the LOC127532475 gene encoding uncharacterized protein LOC127532475 encodes MRNFTLVTVLLLHSLNWISVSVSESVEVQPGENVTLLCSNYSISRTRISWFRVVKKSKVACISSMFKPSDPATFCEGFQNGKFEMSSNTSTLFLRINHVDLSDSGLYCCGYYEKDYQVIHNATNLEVQDVLEGSAKLMSVILGALTLFLTIVNICLAVKIRKLQKVTAEQNPQETETKESDELNYASVKFNPKPERRHRNAKEREEELNVIYSASR; translated from the exons ATGAGGAACTTCACTTTGGTGACAGTTCTGCTCCTCCACAGCCTCA ATTGGATCTCCGTCTCAGTGTCTGAATCTGTGGAGGTTCAGCCCGGTGAGAACGTCACATTGCTGTGCTCCAACTATTCCATTTCCCGCACAAGGATATCCTGGTTCAGAGTGGTCAAGAAATCCAAGGTCGCCTGCATCTCCTCTATGTTTAAACCATCAGATCCCGCAACATTCTGTGAGGGATTCCAAAATGGAAAATTTGAAATGAGCTCCAACACGTCCACATTGTTTCTCAGAATCAACCACGTGGATTTATCCGACTCTGGACTGTATTGCTGTGGATATTACGAGAAGGATTATCAAGTTATACATAATGCAACAAATTTAGAGGTCCAAG ATGTGCTTGAAGGATCAGCTAAGCTCATGAGTGTGATTCTGGGAGCTCTGACTCTTTTCCTCACCATAGTCAACATCTGTTTGGctgttaaaataagaaaacttcAGAAAG TCACTGCAGAGCAGAATCCACAAGAGACGGAG ACGAAGGAGTCAGATGAGCTGAATTATGCTTCCGTGAAGTTTAATCCAAAACCAGAAAGACGCCACAGaaatgcaaaagagagagaagaggaattaaatgttatttattcaGCCAGTAGATAG